One segment of Thermosynechococcus sp. HN-54 DNA contains the following:
- a CDS encoding folate/biopterin family MFS transporter, which produces MLVQPSQPQRWFQWLKETLLFGQEPSGELLAILLVYFVQGVLGLARLAISFFFKDELGLSPAQVAALMGVAALPWVIKPVFGLISDSLPLLGFRRRSYLVLSGLLGCGAWLSLGTWVATPWQATAAILAASIAIALSDVIVDSLVVERARQESPTEMGTLQSLSWAATALGGILTAYFSGQLLQWFSPRTVFQITAVFPLLVSGVAWAIAEARVTVRPQLSQTWQHINRVRQAMMQKRIWLPVAFLFLWQATPGSESAFFFFTTNELGFQAEFLGRVRLVTSIASLLGVWIFQRYLKTLPIRTIFFWSTILSAVLGLSSLILVTHLNRQWGISDQWFSLGDSLILAVMGQIAFMPVLVLAARLCPSGIEATLFALLMSISNLANLVSHELGALLTHWLGITEHHFDRLWLLVLITNLSTLLPLPLLNWLPQQVSPPTSSSNVSVELEPSVS; this is translated from the coding sequence ATGTTAGTTCAACCTTCGCAACCTCAACGCTGGTTTCAGTGGCTCAAGGAGACGCTCCTTTTTGGGCAAGAACCCAGTGGCGAACTCTTAGCCATTTTGCTGGTGTATTTTGTCCAAGGGGTGTTGGGCTTAGCACGGCTGGCCATTAGCTTTTTCTTTAAGGATGAATTGGGTTTGTCGCCGGCGCAAGTGGCGGCATTGATGGGTGTGGCTGCGCTGCCTTGGGTAATTAAGCCGGTGTTTGGCCTCATTTCTGATAGCCTACCGCTCTTGGGATTTCGCCGCCGCTCCTATCTCGTCCTGTCTGGGCTGCTCGGCTGTGGGGCGTGGTTGAGCTTGGGGACGTGGGTGGCTACCCCTTGGCAGGCAACGGCGGCAATTTTGGCGGCGTCGATCGCGATCGCCCTCAGTGATGTGATTGTGGATTCACTGGTGGTGGAACGGGCACGCCAAGAATCTCCCACCGAAATGGGAACGCTGCAATCTTTGAGTTGGGCCGCCACTGCTTTGGGGGGCATCCTCACCGCCTACTTCAGTGGTCAACTGTTGCAGTGGTTTAGTCCGCGTACGGTGTTTCAAATTACGGCGGTGTTTCCGCTGCTGGTATCGGGGGTAGCGTGGGCGATCGCCGAAGCACGAGTGACGGTTCGCCCCCAACTCAGTCAAACATGGCAGCACATTAACCGCGTGCGCCAAGCCATGATGCAAAAACGCATTTGGTTGCCCGTTGCCTTTCTCTTCCTGTGGCAAGCCACCCCTGGCTCAGAATCCGCCTTCTTTTTCTTTACAACCAATGAACTGGGCTTTCAGGCTGAGTTTTTGGGACGGGTGCGCCTTGTCACTAGCATCGCCTCCCTCTTAGGGGTGTGGATTTTCCAGCGCTACTTGAAAACGCTGCCCATTCGTACCATTTTTTTCTGGAGTACGATTCTCTCAGCGGTTTTGGGACTCTCTAGCCTGATTTTGGTCACCCATCTGAATCGCCAATGGGGCATTAGTGACCAGTGGTTTAGCTTGGGGGATAGTTTGATTTTGGCCGTCATGGGGCAAATTGCCTTTATGCCGGTACTGGTCTTGGCAGCGCGGCTATGTCCGTCGGGAATTGAGGCCACCCTCTTTGCCCTGCTGATGTCCATTAGCAACCTTGCCAATCTGGTCTCCCATGAGTTGGGGGCACTGCTGACCCACTGGCTAGGGATTACCGAGCATCATTTCGATCGCCTGTGGTTGCTAGTGCTCATTACCAACCTGAGTACGCTATTGCCCCTACCGCTGTTGAACTGGTTACCGCAGCAGGTGTCACCGCCCACGTCTTCATCCAATGTCAGTGTTGAATTGGAGCCAAGTGTGTCATGA
- a CDS encoding carotenoid oxygenase family protein has product MTGVLDCPYTMADWRGGTESLTQEYDYWIDDVEGTVPTDLVGTLYRNGPGLLERGGVPLAHPFDGDGMICAFRFENGRVHFRNRYVRTAGLLEEEKANRLLYRGVFGTQKPGGWLPNFLDTRVKNIANTHVIYWAGKLLALWEASLPHRLDPVTLDTIGLDNLEGRLKDSDAFAAHPRFDPQMQRLVNFGVKPGLSTRITLYEFDASGQCVSQPVFHIPGFAFIHDFALTANYAIVFQNPVQFNPLPYLLGLRGAAQCIQFNAQELTRVWLLPRRGGTPQMLTMPACFVFHHANAYEVGDEIHLESIAYSHFPNLEPGMDFREVNFAALPSSLLWRIQLNPKTKAVDWQVVSDRPCEFPVVHPAKVGQPYRYIYLAAGHDPKINAPLQALWRCDRQTGEEQFWSAAPRGFVSEPIFVPRGLQKGDFLWQGAQGEEEGWLLQVVYDASCHKSQLLIFDAAAISAGPVARLRLKHHIPYGLHGSFTTAV; this is encoded by the coding sequence ATGACTGGAGTCTTAGATTGCCCCTATACGATGGCGGATTGGCGGGGGGGGACGGAATCCCTCACCCAAGAGTATGACTATTGGATTGATGATGTCGAAGGCACGGTGCCAACGGATTTGGTGGGCACCCTCTACCGCAATGGCCCTGGCCTCTTGGAGCGTGGGGGTGTTCCTTTAGCCCATCCCTTTGATGGCGACGGCATGATCTGCGCTTTTCGCTTTGAGAATGGCCGGGTGCATTTTCGCAACCGCTATGTGCGCACCGCCGGATTGTTGGAGGAAGAAAAAGCCAATCGGCTTCTCTATCGCGGTGTCTTTGGTACCCAAAAGCCGGGTGGGTGGCTGCCCAATTTCCTTGATACTCGTGTCAAAAACATTGCCAATACCCACGTGATCTATTGGGCTGGCAAATTACTGGCGCTGTGGGAAGCCAGTCTGCCCCATCGCCTCGACCCGGTGACCCTAGACACGATTGGACTGGACAATCTAGAGGGTCGGCTCAAAGATAGCGATGCCTTTGCTGCACATCCCCGCTTTGACCCGCAGATGCAGCGGCTAGTGAACTTTGGTGTCAAGCCCGGCCTGAGCACCCGCATTACGCTCTATGAATTTGATGCCAGTGGTCAGTGTGTCTCGCAACCCGTCTTTCACATTCCAGGCTTTGCTTTTATCCATGACTTTGCCTTGACCGCCAATTACGCCATTGTTTTTCAAAATCCGGTGCAGTTTAACCCCTTGCCCTATCTATTGGGACTGCGGGGGGCAGCGCAGTGCATTCAGTTTAATGCTCAGGAACTGACGCGGGTTTGGCTGCTGCCTCGTCGCGGTGGCACCCCTCAGATGTTGACGATGCCCGCCTGTTTTGTCTTTCACCATGCCAATGCCTATGAAGTGGGGGATGAGATTCATCTGGAGTCCATTGCCTATAGCCACTTTCCCAATCTGGAACCGGGCATGGATTTTCGGGAGGTGAATTTTGCCGCGCTGCCCTCAAGCCTGCTGTGGCGAATTCAATTGAACCCGAAAACCAAGGCGGTGGACTGGCAAGTGGTGAGCGATCGCCCCTGTGAATTTCCTGTGGTGCATCCTGCCAAAGTGGGACAACCCTATCGCTACATTTATCTGGCGGCCGGGCATGATCCGAAAATCAATGCCCCTCTCCAAGCGCTATGGCGGTGCGATCGCCAGACGGGTGAGGAACAATTTTGGTCAGCAGCGCCGCGAGGATTTGTCAGCGAACCCATTTTTGTCCCCCGTGGTCTGCAAAAAGGTGACTTTCTCTGGCAAGGGGCGCAAGGGGAGGAGGAGGGCTGGCTCTTGCAGGTGGTCTATGATGCCAGTTGCCACAAATCACAACTGCTGATCTTTGATGCGGCGGCCATTAGTGCTGGGCCTGTGGCACGGTTGCGCTTGAAACACCACATTCCCTACGGTCTTCACGGTTCATTTACCACAGCAGTCTAG
- a CDS encoding CYTH domain-containing protein, which yields MGIEIERKFLVTSEEWRSLATSVSHFAQGYLSTVPERTVRVRLAGDEAWLTIKGKASGGQRREYEYAIPVADARELLEELCLQPIIKKNRYRIPAGDLCWEVDEFTGACAGLILAEIELPSPDYPLTLPPWIGLEVTDDPRYTNAYLAEHPYQEWAT from the coding sequence ATGGGTATCGAAATTGAGCGCAAGTTCCTTGTCACAAGCGAAGAATGGCGATCGCTAGCCACTAGTGTTTCCCATTTTGCCCAAGGCTACCTGTCAACGGTTCCCGAACGAACGGTACGGGTGCGTCTTGCGGGCGACGAGGCATGGCTCACGATTAAGGGCAAAGCCAGCGGTGGCCAACGCCGCGAGTATGAGTATGCTATCCCCGTTGCTGATGCAAGGGAACTCCTTGAGGAATTGTGCCTACAACCGATCATTAAGAAAAATCGCTATCGCATCCCAGCGGGTGATCTGTGTTGGGAAGTGGATGAATTTACTGGGGCCTGTGCCGGCCTAATTTTGGCAGAAATTGAATTGCCCTCCCCCGACTATCCTCTGACTTTACCCCCGTGGATTGGCCTTGAGGTCACCGATGACCCCCGCTATACCAATGCCTACCTAGCGGAGCACCCCTATCAGGAGTGGGCAACCTGA
- a CDS encoding M20 family metallopeptidase, producing the protein MLARIRQITQTLTPRLIEIRRHLHRYPELSGQEHQTAAYVAGVLSSAGLMVKQDVGKVGVIAELVGNPKADRLLAIRTDMDALPIQERTGLEFSSKHVGVMHACGHDVHTTVGLGTAMVLAALKEEFPGRVRFIFQPAEEIAQGASWMIADGAMKEVSAILSLHVFPSIPAGEVAVRYGALTAAADDIELTILGESGHGARPHEAVDAIWIAAQVISALQQAISRTQNPLRPVVVTFGKIQGGRAPNVIADQVTLQGTVRSLHPETRATLPTWIEQIVANVCHAYGARYKLHYRRGVPGVENTPYLSQLLAEAATDVVGTPHVHILAEPSLGAEDFALYLEHAPGAMFRLGVGFRDRPNYPLHHPEFDVDEQAIPVGVMTLAYAACRYWQIPY; encoded by the coding sequence ATGCTTGCTCGGATTCGCCAGATTACCCAGACCCTCACCCCCCGTCTCATTGAAATTCGTCGCCATCTGCACCGCTACCCCGAATTGAGTGGCCAAGAACATCAAACCGCTGCCTATGTAGCTGGCGTGCTTTCCTCCGCAGGCTTGATGGTGAAACAGGATGTGGGGAAGGTGGGGGTGATTGCCGAGTTGGTGGGGAATCCCAAGGCGGATCGATTACTGGCCATTCGCACCGATATGGATGCCCTGCCGATTCAAGAGCGCACGGGGCTGGAGTTTAGCTCGAAACATGTGGGGGTGATGCACGCCTGCGGTCATGATGTCCACACCACCGTTGGCCTTGGGACGGCGATGGTTCTAGCGGCCTTGAAGGAAGAGTTCCCCGGACGGGTGCGGTTTATTTTTCAGCCCGCGGAAGAAATTGCCCAAGGGGCGAGTTGGATGATTGCCGATGGCGCCATGAAAGAGGTGAGTGCCATTTTGTCACTCCATGTTTTCCCCTCAATTCCAGCGGGAGAGGTGGCGGTACGCTATGGGGCGCTGACGGCAGCCGCCGATGATATTGAGCTAACCATTTTGGGAGAATCAGGGCATGGTGCCCGCCCCCATGAAGCCGTGGATGCGATTTGGATTGCCGCCCAAGTGATCAGTGCTCTGCAACAGGCCATTAGTCGTACCCAAAATCCGCTGCGGCCAGTGGTGGTTACCTTCGGCAAGATCCAAGGGGGACGAGCACCGAATGTCATTGCCGATCAGGTGACGCTTCAGGGAACGGTGCGATCGCTCCACCCGGAAACCCGTGCTACCCTCCCTACTTGGATTGAGCAAATTGTTGCCAATGTCTGCCATGCCTATGGTGCCCGTTACAAGCTCCACTATCGGCGGGGGGTGCCAGGGGTCGAAAACACCCCCTACCTGTCGCAATTGCTAGCAGAGGCGGCGACTGATGTGGTAGGTACCCCCCATGTGCATATTTTGGCGGAGCCGTCCCTCGGCGCCGAAGATTTTGCCCTGTACCTAGAACATGCACCGGGAGCCATGTTTCGCCTTGGCGTCGGGTTTCGCGATCGCCCCAACTATCCCCTGCATCATCCGGAGTTTGATGTGGACGAACAAGCTATCCCCGTGGGCGTGATGACCCTTGCCTATGCCGCCTGCCGCTATTGGCAGATCCCTTATTAA
- a CDS encoding LptF/LptG family permease: MMLAIARPLQQMSWQPRFSLLDRYILREMIRPFVFGFGIFTAIAAVIGTVFYLIRNMVEHNLGILSAIQVFFLRLPTFAVLGIPMAMLFGSLLAYSQLSRRSELIACKSCGVSPLRLVRPALLAGFCALVLTFALNELVAPPMAYRAIQTLEVAIQRPQPPFQTRNIFYRRFAEGQLQQLFFAHGFDGQVMGRVTVLNFEQGQLREIITAQEAMWQGSAWLFRQGTYHRLQGDRDYEMAETFSERTFAYPRTPLDLAMETRAPEFMTSREMYRYLQILAESGDVKRLRQWRVQLQEKLSLPFLCLSFAVVGAVLGSSFPRQGQGRAFGLSVAIIFGYYVSAFMFTAFGEGGAVSPIVASWLPKVIVSAIALGMLYHANRH; encoded by the coding sequence ATGATGCTGGCGATCGCCCGACCACTGCAACAGATGTCTTGGCAGCCGCGATTCTCCCTGTTGGATCGCTATATCCTGCGGGAGATGATCCGTCCTTTTGTTTTTGGTTTTGGCATTTTTACGGCGATCGCTGCCGTGATTGGCACCGTGTTCTACCTCATTCGCAACATGGTGGAGCACAATCTGGGGATTCTCAGCGCCATTCAAGTCTTTTTTCTGCGTTTGCCCACCTTTGCCGTGCTGGGCATTCCCATGGCGATGCTCTTTGGTTCGCTCCTCGCCTATAGTCAGCTCTCCCGCCGCAGTGAACTGATTGCGTGCAAAAGCTGTGGGGTGAGTCCGTTGCGTCTGGTGCGACCAGCGCTCTTAGCGGGGTTCTGTGCCTTGGTCTTGACCTTTGCCCTCAATGAACTGGTGGCTCCCCCCATGGCCTACCGTGCCATCCAGACCTTGGAAGTCGCAATTCAACGCCCCCAACCCCCGTTTCAGACCCGCAATATCTTCTACCGCCGTTTTGCCGAGGGACAGCTTCAGCAACTCTTTTTTGCCCACGGATTTGATGGTCAGGTGATGGGTCGGGTAACGGTACTGAACTTTGAGCAGGGACAACTGCGGGAAATTATCACGGCTCAAGAAGCAATGTGGCAAGGCTCTGCATGGCTGTTCCGTCAGGGAACCTACCATCGCCTGCAGGGCGATCGCGACTATGAGATGGCAGAAACATTTTCAGAGCGAACGTTTGCCTATCCTCGCACCCCCCTTGATTTGGCCATGGAAACACGGGCACCAGAGTTTATGACCAGCCGTGAAATGTATCGCTACCTGCAAATTTTGGCAGAAAGTGGGGATGTCAAGCGCCTGCGGCAGTGGCGGGTGCAGTTGCAGGAAAAACTCTCCCTCCCCTTTTTGTGCTTGAGTTTTGCAGTTGTTGGCGCTGTTTTGGGGAGCAGTTTTCCCCGCCAAGGACAGGGACGTGCCTTTGGCCTGAGTGTGGCGATTATTTTTGGTTATTATGTCAGCGCCTTTATGTTCACCGCCTTTGGAGAAGGGGGAGCGGTGTCGCCCATCGTGGCCAGCTGGCTACCCAAGGTCATTGTCAGTGCGATCGCCCTAGGTATGCTCTATCATGCCAACCGTCATTAA
- a CDS encoding ATP-binding cassette domain-containing protein translates to MTATVKVEHLKKSYGAITAVADVSFSAHQGEIFGVLGPNGSGKTTTLRCLCTLSRPDAGVLEVCGLSVLHQPHLVRQKLGYVAQEVALDKILTGQEFLELQAALYHIPRSLIPERIEAVLARLDLLAWRDRQCGTYSGGIRKRFDLAAGLLHQPQVLVLDEPTVGLDIESRQVIWDVLRHLKAQGLTIILTSHYLEEVDLLSDRLAILDKGRVIASGAPEELKANIGGDRVTLRVREFTPRQEAQMAQALLSQLDCVKSVLINANQGNSLNLVVTEAAVAIEAIRTALDQAGLPLFSLAQSRPSLDDVYLAATGQTLLDADLAAAAQRDSKQLKKEAMQR, encoded by the coding sequence ATGACAGCCACGGTAAAGGTCGAACATCTGAAGAAGTCCTACGGTGCCATTACAGCGGTGGCCGATGTCTCCTTTAGCGCCCATCAAGGGGAAATTTTTGGGGTGCTGGGGCCGAATGGCTCAGGGAAAACGACAACACTGCGCTGTCTATGTACCCTCTCGCGACCGGATGCGGGGGTGTTGGAAGTCTGTGGCCTATCGGTACTGCACCAACCCCATTTGGTGCGCCAAAAATTGGGCTATGTGGCTCAGGAGGTAGCGCTGGATAAAATCCTTACGGGCCAGGAATTTCTAGAATTGCAGGCGGCCCTGTACCACATTCCCCGTAGCCTGATTCCAGAGCGCATTGAGGCGGTGCTGGCACGGTTGGATTTACTTGCATGGCGCGATCGCCAGTGTGGTACCTACTCTGGTGGTATTCGCAAACGCTTTGATCTCGCGGCGGGACTGCTGCACCAACCCCAAGTTCTTGTCTTGGATGAACCCACCGTAGGCCTCGACATTGAAAGTCGCCAAGTGATTTGGGATGTGCTGCGGCATCTCAAGGCTCAGGGACTGACGATCATCTTGACCAGCCACTATCTTGAGGAAGTGGATCTGCTCAGCGATCGCTTAGCAATTCTCGATAAGGGGCGCGTCATTGCCAGTGGTGCTCCTGAAGAACTCAAAGCCAATATTGGGGGCGATCGCGTGACGTTGCGGGTGCGGGAGTTTACACCGCGTCAAGAGGCACAAATGGCTCAAGCCCTGCTCAGTCAATTGGACTGTGTGAAATCGGTGCTCATTAATGCCAATCAGGGCAATTCTCTCAATCTTGTTGTTACTGAAGCCGCGGTGGCAATTGAAGCAATTAGAACAGCACTGGATCAAGCGGGATTACCCCTCTTTAGCTTGGCGCAGTCGCGACCAAGTCTGGATGATGTCTATTTAGCGGCCACGGGTCAGACCCTCTTGGATGCGGACTTGGCAGCAGCAGCGCAGCGGGATAGCAAACAGTTGAAAAAAGAGGCCATGCAACGCTAA
- a CDS encoding HMA2 domain-containing protein, protein MATAETAPIAEVMHLTGDRLRLRIQELKTDAAFRDSLSAYLKTLQGIKSVHVNPLAASITIEYHLEQITPLQLLAAIQFWGEVQIIGQGNKGLQNLTRAFDLEPEEVGNKLTSMGGFLMGGYVGDILGGMVGGTAGGLFMGPAGAVMGVQVGTFVGGVIGARLGMEATEQITQLQFTALEETPERVAKALEIRSGDEIGGTAGEIAGGLAGQVVLGPVGETVGRVVGNMVGSQLGEDLGRQLAAPSPEEPPPPSLHLFLEWWVKTSQAFTKETLLATLGGMVARAILGPQAEAEGIRAGTRISRHLDMQLSNTAAKEKKV, encoded by the coding sequence ATGGCCACTGCCGAAACTGCGCCGATTGCCGAAGTCATGCACCTGACGGGCGATCGCCTGCGACTGCGGATTCAAGAACTGAAAACGGATGCTGCCTTTCGCGATTCCCTAAGTGCTTATCTGAAAACCCTCCAAGGGATCAAGTCTGTTCACGTTAACCCCCTTGCCGCCTCAATTACCATTGAGTATCACCTCGAACAAATCACGCCCCTACAACTGCTGGCTGCGATTCAATTTTGGGGCGAGGTCCAGATCATTGGCCAAGGCAATAAGGGCTTGCAAAACCTTACCCGCGCCTTTGATCTCGAACCCGAAGAGGTAGGCAATAAACTCACCTCCATGGGCGGATTTCTCATGGGCGGCTACGTGGGCGATATTCTCGGTGGCATGGTGGGGGGAACGGCGGGTGGCCTCTTTATGGGGCCTGCGGGTGCGGTCATGGGGGTGCAAGTGGGCACCTTTGTTGGCGGTGTCATCGGTGCGCGACTGGGGATGGAAGCCACTGAGCAAATCACCCAACTGCAATTTACTGCCCTTGAGGAAACTCCGGAACGGGTCGCGAAAGCCTTGGAGATTCGCAGCGGTGACGAAATCGGGGGTACAGCCGGTGAAATTGCTGGCGGCTTGGCGGGGCAAGTGGTTTTGGGGCCTGTGGGCGAAACCGTCGGGCGCGTAGTGGGCAATATGGTCGGTTCCCAACTGGGGGAAGATCTCGGGCGACAGTTGGCGGCGCCATCCCCTGAGGAACCTCCTCCCCCATCCCTGCATCTTTTCCTAGAGTGGTGGGTTAAAACCAGTCAAGCCTTTACTAAGGAAACGCTATTGGCGACCCTCGGTGGCATGGTGGCACGGGCAATTCTGGGGCCTCAGGCGGAAGCTGAGGGCATCCGAGCCGGTACCCGCATTAGCCGTCATCTCGATATGCAACTGTCCAACACCGCAGCAAAGGAGAAAAAAGTATAA
- a CDS encoding PIN/TRAM domain-containing protein codes for MLDTILLLIIVVMGIAVGFNSIDLLPETVLAQVANVRGLQWVMAGFGAIVGIALGLLSQSLYHRLERSIRQLPPETLLSRAVGLVVGLLLANLMLAPIFLLPIPKDFSFVKPLIAVLTSIVFAYSGTTLADSHGPALLRLINPNAVASTLLAEGMLKPARAKVLDTSCIIDGRIEALLNLGVLEGQIIVPQFVLQELQLIADAGNEQKRIRGRRGLDVLNRLQASLGDRIVIHSADYPELTTVDAKLVRLCQEINGTLVTNDLNLNKVARFQKVDVFNVNELAQALRPIYLPGDTLELKILKEGKEPAQGVGYLEDGTMVVVEEGVDHIGDQLSVVVTSALQTSAGRMIFARLQMPTMA; via the coding sequence ATGCTCGATACAATTTTACTCCTCATTATCGTCGTGATGGGAATTGCCGTTGGCTTCAACAGCATTGACCTCCTCCCAGAAACGGTTCTTGCTCAAGTGGCCAATGTACGGGGATTGCAGTGGGTCATGGCTGGCTTTGGCGCCATCGTTGGCATTGCCCTTGGTTTATTGTCGCAGTCCCTTTACCATCGTCTCGAGCGCAGCATCCGCCAATTGCCCCCAGAAACGCTCCTGTCGCGGGCTGTGGGTCTTGTGGTGGGGCTGCTCTTGGCCAACTTGATGCTGGCACCGATTTTCCTGTTGCCCATTCCCAAAGATTTTTCGTTTGTTAAACCCCTGATTGCTGTTCTCACCAGCATTGTCTTCGCCTATTCGGGAACCACCTTGGCCGATAGCCATGGACCTGCGCTCCTGCGGTTGATTAACCCCAATGCCGTGGCAAGCACGCTCCTAGCGGAAGGGATGCTCAAACCAGCCCGTGCCAAGGTGCTGGATACCAGTTGTATTATCGATGGGCGGATTGAGGCTCTGTTGAATCTGGGGGTGCTGGAAGGGCAAATCATTGTGCCCCAGTTTGTCCTTCAAGAATTACAACTGATTGCCGATGCAGGGAATGAGCAAAAGCGGATTCGGGGGCGGCGGGGGCTCGATGTTCTCAATCGTCTCCAAGCCAGTTTGGGCGATCGCATTGTCATTCACTCCGCAGACTACCCAGAATTAACGACGGTGGATGCCAAGCTGGTGCGCCTGTGCCAAGAGATCAATGGCACCCTTGTCACCAATGATTTGAATCTGAACAAAGTTGCTCGCTTCCAAAAAGTGGATGTCTTTAACGTCAACGAGTTAGCTCAAGCCCTGCGCCCCATCTATCTCCCCGGCGATACGCTGGAGCTGAAAATTCTCAAGGAAGGGAAAGAACCGGCGCAAGGGGTGGGCTACCTTGAGGATGGCACGATGGTGGTTGTCGAAGAGGGCGTGGATCACATTGGCGATCAATTGTCAGTGGTTGTCACCAGTGCCCTGCAAACCTCGGCAGGACGGATGATTTTTGCCCGCCTGCAAATGCCAACGATGGCCTAA